One genomic window of Luteitalea pratensis includes the following:
- a CDS encoding 4a-hydroxytetrahydrobiopterin dehydratase — protein MDKPKILTAKELRVIMPRLAGWRLAQNKLSRTFEFQDFVHSLSFVNSLVVYFETMDHHPDVRIAYGEVTFELTRYDLGGRVTDRDVEVAKKISSVYRSRA, from the coding sequence ATGGACAAGCCAAAGATCCTGACCGCCAAGGAACTCCGCGTCATCATGCCGCGGTTGGCCGGGTGGAGGCTCGCTCAGAACAAGCTCTCGCGAACGTTCGAGTTTCAGGATTTCGTTCACTCACTCAGCTTCGTGAACAGTCTCGTCGTGTATTTCGAAACCATGGACCATCACCCCGACGTGCGTATTGCGTATGGAGAGGTGACCTTCGAGCTGACGCGGTACGACCTTGGCGGCAGGGTTACCGACCGAGATGTGGAGGTCGCGAAAAAAATATCGTCCGTGTATCGGTCGCGCGCGTAA